The following proteins come from a genomic window of Lolium rigidum isolate FL_2022 chromosome 5, APGP_CSIRO_Lrig_0.1, whole genome shotgun sequence:
- the LOC124657031 gene encoding protein GAMETE EXPRESSED 1-like, which translates to MRRSAWLLLLIVACLCPRQSFSWSIFSSSSSSSGTANNARPPVMELDGAVADFSMDGTTNPRGLKLLENARNKLAGPKNCWHEAYRNLFASCGEIMADKERQARLAWHLSSCYQEDSGRPAFPSCTASSGMVHCRKRLSDSESKVFLEFFLETNTLCHQLQAEAFKHSTERLVNDLTRSSKSAEEKLEVIEDRSEQIINESVKLQETLTSIEAQTDRLAETSKDVATQIDDVLAHSKAISDQSKEIAASQATLKEGQAEMREKIDAGMERIQESYASLGSGMDKLKDEAVDIQKEIRSVGDSMSSKMQDLQGTADEIGSVTGRSLENQAQLLDGQNKAMEGLNSLYSFQSQALEESRETMEKLAQFGQRQQEELLSKQEQIREAHDHLIQNSHSILEAQEEFRAKQANIFAALDKLYILHNAILAESRFIKAFFFYCCIVFLIYMLTSAKQTFSIRGQLYFGLCITLLLEMGLIKIGAGDFDNQYWVLSKVFLVRMAFLAAATIQILHSIFTFRDYEVLNHRLLQTLVEKVRTLEENAGDRMLPYGSESDESLGNYSWVFDELTDEADSKGDPNYALPETIRRRYNNNALPEEVAENSITTSISRKYNLRPRSRH; encoded by the exons ATGAGAAGAAGCGCGTGGCTACTGTTGCTGATCGTAGCCTGTCTATGCCCCAGGCAGAGCTTCTCATGGAGCATtttctcgtcgtcgtcctcgtcctcagggACGGCGAACAACGCCCGGCCCCCGGTGATGgagctcgacggcgcggtggCGGACTTCTCCATGGACGGCACCACCAACCCACGAGGGCTGAAGCTGCTGGAGAACGCGCGGAACAAGCTCGCGGGCCCCAAGAACTGCTGGCACGAGGCGTACCGGAACCTCTTCGCCAGCTGCGGCGAGATCATGGCCGACAAGGAGCGGCAGGCGCGCCTGGCCTGGCACCTCAGCAGCTGCTACCAGGAGGATTCCGGTCGCCCGGCCTTCCCGTCCTGCACCGCCAGCTCCGGGATGGTGCACTGCCGCAAGCGGCTCAGCGACTCCGAGAGCAAGGTGTTCCTCGAGTTCTTCCTCGAGACCAACACCCTGTGCCACCAACTGCAGGCCGAGGCCTTCAAACACAGCACCGAGCGGCTGGTAAACGACCTCACCAGGTCCTCCAAGTCCGCCGAGGAGAAGCTGGAGGTGATCGAGGACAGGTCCGAGCAGATCATCAACGAGTCTGTTAAACTGCAGGAAACGCTCACGTCGATCGAGGCGCAGACAGACCGCCTCGCCGAGACGTCGAAGGACGTCGCGACGCAGATCGACGACGTGCTGGCCCACTCCAAAGCCATCTCTGATCAGTCCAAGGAGATCGCCGCCTCGCAGGCGACGCTGAAGGAAGGGCAGGCCGAGATGAGGGAGAAGATCGACGCCGGCATGGAGCGCATCCAGGAGTCGTACGCGAGCCTCGGGAGCGGCATGGATAAGCTGAAAGACGAAGCCGTTGATATTCAGAAAGAGATACGGAGTGTCGGGGATTCCATGTCGTCCAAGATGCAGGATCTGCAGGGCACAGCTGATGAGATTGGGAGTGTGACGGGAAGATCGCTCGAGAATCAGGCGCAGCTGTTGGATGGACAGAATAAGGCCATGGAAGGACTGAATAGTCTCTACAGCTTTCAGTCGCAAGCTCTCGAGGAGAGCAG GGAAACGATGGAGAAACTTGCACAGTTTGGGCAGCGTCAGCAGGAAGAGTTGCTGTCCAAGCAGGAACAGATCCGGGAAGCAcatgatcatctcatccaaaattCACACTCCATACTGGAAGCCCAG GAAGAGTTCAGAGCAAAGCAGGCCAACATCTTCGCCGCGCTAGACAAGCTTTACATCCTCCACAACGCAATTCTCGCCGAGTCTCGCTTCATCAAGGCCTTCTTCTTCTACTGCTGCATCGTGTTCCTCATCTACATGCTCACCAGCGCCAAGCAGACATTCAGCATCAGGGGCCAACTTTACTTCG GTTTGTGCATCACGCTTCTGTTAGAGATGGGCCTGATCAAGATCGGAGCAGGGGACTTCGACAACCAGTACTGGGTCCTGTCCAAGGTGTTCTTGGTCAGAATGGCGTTCCTCGCCGCTGCAACTATTCAGATACTGCACTCCATATTCACATTCAG GGACTACGAGGTACTGAACCATCGGCTGCTGCAAACACTGGTGGAGAAAGTCCGGACGCTGGAGGAGAACGCGGGCGACAGGATGCTCCCGTACGGTTCAGAGAGCGATGAGAGCCTAGGGAACTACTCGTGGGTGTTCGACGAGCTGACAGACGAGGCGGACAGCAAAGGCGACCCCAACTACGCCTTGCCGGAGACGATTCGCCGGAGGTACAACAACAACGCCTTGCCGGAAGAGGTCGCCGAGAACTCCATCACGACGTCCATCAGCCGGAAGTACAACCTGCGGCCGAGGAGCAGGCATTGA